The Amaranthus tricolor cultivar Red isolate AtriRed21 chromosome 6, ASM2621246v1, whole genome shotgun sequence genome has a segment encoding these proteins:
- the LOC130815737 gene encoding mitogen-activated protein kinase kinase kinase 18-like, which translates to MKWCRGKLIGHGASAAVYLAESLPNGDVFVAKSVECSRSNALRREQEIHSKLKCDRIIEYKGFDVTIENGMSFYNIFLEYASSGTLIDVIRKKGGGLSDSLVRRYSREILQGLEYIHSKGIVHCDVKGANILVTSEGVKIGDFGSCKRVNDVVNFDSSGCGICGTPIYMAPEVARGEQQSYTADVWAFGCTVFEMATGLSPWPNIAQDPLLSLYHIGFSDVLPKIPDSLSDQAKDFLAKCLKRDPKKRSIVSDLLKHPFVSDNGPTHEPTFDTPTSILDLQIWSKTLEEPYAAQTHVPQERSIKCPIERIMEMVNSYQDEFPNWAWNDDWITVRSNQTKEKARSISSHTGLFIDQNIQPIMRNKNLNLTVAVVLCKTIEMNFPFLSVSFLNCCTITIYSKSCSKTKVDVISKSDFITKCIIAKYCFIKIVEYYFLPIMFYQS; encoded by the coding sequence ATGAAATGGTGTAGAGGCAAGCTCATTGGTCATGGCGCCTCGGCTGCAGTTTACTTAGCAGAGTCTCTTCCTAATGGAGACGTTTTTGTAGCCAAGTCTGTCGAGTGTTCGAGATCAAATGCACTTCGAAGGGAGCaagaaattcattcaaaattgAAATGTGATCGAATTATTGAGTATAAAGGATTTGATGTTACTATTGAGAATGGTATGTCTTTTTACAATATTTTCCTTGAGTATGCCTCTAGTGGTACGCTTATTGATGTAATTCGGAAAAAAGGTGGTGGCCTAAGCGATTCCTTGGTTAGACGATATAGTAGAGAAATACTACAAGGTTTGGAGTACATACATTCTAAAGGTATAGTACATTGTGATGTAAAGGGTGCTAATATTTTGGTTACAAGTGAAGGTGTCAAAATTGGGGACTTTGGGAGTTGCAAGAGGGTTAATGATGTGGTGAATTTTGATTCGTCCGGTTGTGGGATTTGTGGAACCCCTATCTACATGGCGCCTGAAGTGGCACGTGGTGAACAACAAAGTTACACGGCAGATGTGTGGGCATTTGGGTGCACGGTGTTTGAAATGGCTACGGGGCTAAGCCCATGGCCCAATATAGCCCAAGACCCGCTTTTGTCCCTATATCATATCGGGTTTTCAGATGTGTTACCGAAAATCCCCGATTCCTTATCGGATCAAGCAAAGGACTTCTTGGCTAAATGCTTGAAAAGAGACCCAAAAAAAAGGTCAATAGTTAGTGATCTCCTTAAGCATCCTTTTGTTAGTGATAATGGGCCAACACATGAGCCTACTTTTGATACACCAACAAGCATATTGGATCTTCAAATATGGTCCAAGACATTGGAGGAACCTTACGCAGCCCAAACCCATGTACCCCAAGAAAGATCCATCAAGTGTCCAATTGAGAGAATAATGGAAATGGTAAACTCATACCAAGATGAATTTCCTAATTGGGCTTGGAATGATGATTGGATTACAGTTAGAAGTAACCAAACTAAGGAAAAAGCAAGGAGTATTTCTAGTCATACGGGCCTTTTTATAGACCAAAACATTCAGCCTATTATGAGAAATAAGAATTTAAATTTAACCGTTGCAGTTGTGTTATGTAAAACCATTGAGATGAACTTTCCATTTCTTAGCGTGTCATTCTtaaattgttgtacaattaCTATATATAGTAAGTCTTGTAGCAAAACAAAAGTTGATGTCATCTCAAAAAGTGATTTCATTACCAAATGTATCATTGCTAAATATTGTTTTATCAAAATtgtggaatattattttcttcctATAATGTTTTATCAATCTTAG
- the LOC130815223 gene encoding uncharacterized protein LOC130815223 codes for MIHLLYLVIFVESSMIMLLLFKSPLRKIVIAILDKIKRGRGPIVIKTVAATISVVFFSTLYSTLKIQHRGIGDDGAPDTLNPTDQVLFSKHLLEASLMGFILFLALMIDRQHHYIRELRLRRKTMEAVKKNDVRCAGPEEIKAREQQVDTFKEMIRQLETELEGKVKEASTSEATVEALKKQSEGLLLEYDRLLAENQDLRYQLQTLEFRKPHYSMKKDS; via the exons aTGATTCACCTTCTATACTTAGTGATATTTGTAGAATCATCCATGATAATGCTGCTATTATTTAAGTCTCCATTGAGGAAAATTGTGATTGCTATTCTTGACAAAATCAAACGAGGGCGTGGGCCTATTGTCATCAAAACTGTAGCCGCTACAATTTCTGTTGTTTTCTTTTCTACCCTTTATAGTACTCTTAAGATCCAACATCGTGGAATTGGTGATGATGGTGCACCTGATACTCTCAATCCCACTGATCAAGTTCTCTTTTCTAAGCACCTTCTCGAAGCTTCTCTTATGG GATTCATCCTGTTTCTTGCGTTGATGATTGATCGTCAGCACCACTACATCAGAGAACTTCGTTTACGAAGGAAGACCATGGAGGCTGTAAAGAAGAATGATGTAAGATGTGCAGGTCCTGAGGAAATCAAAGCGCGAGAACAGCAGGTCGACACATTTAAGGAGATGATTAGGCAGCTTGAAACAGAGCTAGAAGGCAAAGTTAAGGAAGCAAGTACATCAGAAGCTACTGTTGAGGCTCTTAAAAAGCAATCCGAAGGCCTGCTTCTTGAATATGATCGTCTGTTAGCAGAAAACCAAGATCTCCGGTATCAATTGCAGACCTTGGAATTTAGGAAGCCACATTACAGCATGAAGAAAGATTCGTAA
- the LOC130815109 gene encoding probable F-box protein At4g22030 has product MVSLQASITNLSSNKATITNALTLPKYLKKPRITVPKQPLNNNTSKKLHQNEDHLNNLVYNLPLTTKTKPITSPKDQDLITAKIYAILEAISDRIEMHKNIGDQRDNWNSLLLNSVNMMTLTAATMAGFADVSGSHGVVLRVSSTLLFLAGTGIIMIMNKIQPSQLVEEQRNAVRLLKKLQTKIQNSVSIRKLTNKDVDNAVEEVIALDRAYPLPLLGSMLEKFPESLEPAKWWPSKKQSSESITSQGGGEENGWSQELEDDMREVVGVTKRKDIEDYIRLGNKALKLNKMLAVTGPVLTGIAAVGAAFVGHGGPWAGIVAAAAGSMAAVVNTLEHGGQVGMVFEMYRNCAGSFKLLEESVEYNLGEEDYMMRKNGEVFELEMALKLGRNVSDLRDFADKSRTNGGNVEGFASKLF; this is encoded by the coding sequence aTGGTTTCTTTGCAAGCATCCATAACTAATTTATCATCAAACAAAGCTACCATTACAAATGCACTTACTCTTCCTAAATATCTCAAAAAACCCAGAATTACAGTCCCAAAACAACCATTGAATAATAATACTTCTaaaaaattacatcaaaatGAAGATCACCTTAATAACTTAGTTTATAATCTTCCATTGACGACAAAAACTAAACCGATCACCAGTCCAAAAGATCAAGATCTTATAACTGCAAAAATATATGCAATCTTAGAAGCCATAAGTGATAGAATAGAAATGCACAAAAATATCGGTGATCAACGGGATAATTGGAATTCTTTGTTATTGAATTCTGTTAACATGATGACTTTAACCGCCGCCACTATGGCTGGTTTTGCCGACGTTAGTGGGTCCCATGGGGTAGTGCTGAGGGTGTCTTCAACCTTACTGTTCCTTGCCGGAACAGGGATTATTATGATAATGAATAAGATACAACCTTCTCAGTTAGTTGAAGAACAAAGGAATGCTGTAAGACTGTTAAAGAAGCTTCaaactaaaattcaaaatagtgtTTCTATCCGGAAGTTGACAAATAAAGATGTGGATAATGCAGTGGAAGAAGTTATAGCATTGGATAGGGCATACCCTTTGCCTCTTTTGGGTTCCATGCTCGAGAAGTTTCCAGAAAGTTTGGAGCCTGCTAAGTGGTGGCCGTCTAAAAAACAATCAAGTGAATCAATAACTTCACAAGGTGGTGGTGAAGAAAATGGGTggagtcaagagctggaagatGATATGAGAGAAGTAGTGGGAGTGACAAAAAGGAAGGATATTGAAGATTATATTAGGCTTGGGAACAAAGCTTTGAAGCTTAATAAAATGTTGGCTGTTACGGGTCCTGTTTTGACAGGAATAGCAGCTGTTGGAGCTGCTTTTGTGGGCCATGGTGGGCCTTGGGCTGGGATTGTGGCGGCGGCTGCCGGGTCTATGGCTGCTGTGGTGAATACTTTAGAGCATGGTGGGCAAGTAGGAATGGTTTTTGAGATGTATAGGAATTGTGCTGGTtcttttaagttgttagaaGAAAGTGTAGAGTATAACTTAGGAGAGGAAGATTATATGATGAGGAAAAATGGGGAAGTTTTTGAGTTGGAGATGGCTTTAAAATTGGGAAGGAATGTGAGTGATCTTAGAGATTTTGCTGATAAATCAAGAACAAATGGAGGGAATGTTGAAGGATTTGCAAGCAAGCTTTTCTAG